TCCATGTCTTCGCACACCACTGCCAGGTGACAGACACCTTGAAGGTCGAACTCCGTATTGGTCATCGCGGTATTGGTCATCGCGCCCCTCCTGGGAAGTATGGATGCCCATCACGGTAATGGAATGACATTCTGGTGTAAAGAAAACCGCTCTGCCATGTGCGTGCTGGCGGAGAGCTCGGCGTGCTCGCTAGCGGAGGAGCCCGAGGTCCCGGGCTTTGGATACCGCAGCGGTCCGGCTGTCGACATCGAGCTTGGTGAAGATGTGCACGAGATGCGACTTCACCGTCGCCTCCGAGACGAACAGCTGCTTTGAGATGGCCTTGTTTGGCTTGCCGGAGGCGACGAGCGATAAGACCTCCAGCTCGCGCCCGCTGAGCTCGGGCCGGCCGGAGCGCAGCCGGTTCATCAGCCGGCTGGCGACCGGCGGCGCGAGTACGGTTTCGCCACGCGCGGCGGCGTGCACGGCGTCGACGAGCTGTTGCGTCGGCGCGTCCTTGAGCAGGTAGCCGCTCGCGCCGGCCTCGACGGCACGCAGAATGTCGGCGTCGGTGTCGTACGTCGTGAGGATCAGGACGTGCGGCGGCGACTCCAACGCGCCGATGCGTTTGGTCGCCTCGACGCCGTCGACGCCGTCACCCATCTGCAGGTCCATCAGCACGACGTCGGGTGCGAGGGAGCGCACGAGCGCGACACCTTCGACGCCCCCGGACGCCTCACCGACCACGTCGATGCCGTC
This window of the Antricoccus suffuscus genome carries:
- a CDS encoding response regulator; amino-acid sequence: MTKTVTVLLVDDHPVVRAGLRALLSSSDGIDVVGEASGGVEGVALVRSLAPDVVLMDLQMGDGVDGVEATKRIGALESPPHVLILTTYDTDADILRAVEAGASGYLLKDAPTQQLVDAVHAAARGETVLAPPVASRLMNRLRSGRPELSGRELEVLSLVASGKPNKAISKQLFVSEATVKSHLVHIFTKLDVDSRTAAVSKARDLGLLR